The Candidatus Methylomirabilota bacterium genome segment TTGTTTTTTGGATTTGACATGCACGGTGGAATAAAGAGTAATGGTGCTGTGATCTTAATTGAAAAGTGACTTGACCCGTTACTCTAAAGGGGGTAGTGTCCGCCGAATGTCATAGCCGAGATTTTCAGTATCGGAAAGCGAATGTTGGACAAACTACCCGTGAGTTAACGGGAGGGAGGTCGCATGAGGCGACGGCGCGGCTGTCTGGACTGTGCAACCATGCTCTTGGGGGCCTCGCTAATCCTGGTCGGCTGCACCACGAAACCCGGGGTGCAGACAGCCGGGTCGGCGATGAAAGGTCCCGGGGCGGGGCCGAGGCCGCAAGGCAAGGTCGAGGAGGAGAAAATTCCCCCGCCGGTATCAATTCGGGAAGTCACGGTGACACCTAGGGTCTCAGAGCGGCCAGAAGCGGGCCTGGGTTCGACGGTGGCCGAAGAGTCCCCTTTGAAAGATGTGTTCTTCGACTTTCGCAAGTCCGCCCTAAGGGAGGATGCCAAACAGACCCTAAAGAACAACATCCAGTGGCTCAAGGCGAATCCTCATGCCCAAATTCTGATCGAGGGTCACGCCGATGAACGGGGGACCAACGAGTACAATTTGGCACTGGGGGAACGCCGGGTGAAGACGATTCGTGACTTCCTCGTGGCTGGGAACATTCATGCCAAGCGGGTTTCCATCATCAGTTATGGTGAAGAACGGCCCTTTGTCCTGGGGCACGACGAATCCGCATGGAAATGGAACCGCCGGGGCCACTTTAACCTGGGTTCCCCTTAGGGGAATCAGTACCCGGTCCGAAACTTTCAGCTTCTCGGGCCCATCCCCGAGAACCTCATCGTAATGCGCCGTCTACTTAACTGTTGCTAGTGCCGTTCCAACTATTTGTGCCAACTTCTTCGCTGCACTTGATCACGACCCTTGCAACAAGGCAGGCTGCTCAAATTTGGCCCCTCGATCCCTCGATCTTCCTCGGGACGGTGAGGCTCTCGAACCGTCTTCCTCGGGGTGGTGAGCGGTTCGGCTGAGCTCACCGTCGAAGCCCTGTCGAACCACTTATCTAAGTTGGACCGGCACTGGATTATGACCCTATTGCTGGAACCCACCTACGGTCTCTGCGTAAGTCATTGCCGCTGAGAATCGCTGAGGCTATCGGCGCATACCTGCCCAAACCGCCCCCTGACAGACTGTCAAGGCTGGGGTAACCCGGCGACAGCATGGCAGGTTTTGCCGCCTCCCTGGTAGGCGGATACGGCCGAAAAATGACTCCATGACTAAATTGAGCAAGAGAATTCAAATAGTTACCCCTTCGCCCTTCCCAGCCGGGTTCTTGGCACAGTTGTCGCAATCTCAGTCCCATCGTCCTACAAAAATGGAAGCACAATACAAGGAGGCAAAGATGGGCAAATGGGCGAAGGCTGTAGTGATCATGGTAGTGGGGGTGGCACTTCCAATCTTGGCTACGTCCCAGGAAAGAGTAGCCCGGGTGGAGGACGATTCGTTGCAGGTGATCCGGGATGTGGTAACGACCGAGGTCGTCAACCGCGAGCCGGTCAATGACGGCATCGTGTTTTCAGCCTCGATGGGACCGGTGTACTATTTTACAGAGCTAAATGGAGCGTACACGCCCACACACATCAATCACATCTGGTACTACGAGGGTCGACAGATGGCGAAGGTCCCCCTCTCTATAGAAGGCCCACACTGGCGGACCTGGAGTAGCAAGCGGATGGTTGAGGACTGGACCGGTTCGTGGAGGGTAGAGGCGGTGGACCCCGATGGCAACCTCCTGTCTTCCCAGACCTTCGAGGTAGAATGAGAATCTTTGGCCAGCAGGGGCGGACCTTCCTTCATGGTGAGTAAGCAAGGTTAATCCTCTAGGCTGAGATCGTAAAAGTAGAAGGGCCCCGGGAATCCCGGGGCCTCTTCCTTTTAGTGCACGCGGCGGCTCAGGTTTTAACCGTCAAGATTTTGGAGGCAGTTAATCCTCATCATCGGGGGCTTGCGGTCGTCCCAATCCGGTAGGACCCGGTTCGTCCCGCTACAACACCCTCCGACCCGTTCCTCTCCGCCGATCTATTGCGACAGGTAGTTGTACTCGCCGCCGATCTCGCACTCGACCGTCGATGATCACCGGCTCCCCTAGGAGGGACCAGAAGATTGCAACCAGCTCCTCTCGGAGAACGGCAAGGCGGCGGACGACAATCCCGTAGATTATATCTTCATAGCGTTTCAGGCGGTCGATGATTTGCCGCTGCTCCTCGAGGCCCTGATATATCTTCACTGGTTTTTCTCTCCGTTTTCTGGGAGGGACCACACCTCAGGAGGCTCTGAATGGATGATCCATTCTGGTTCTGATGGCCGTTCTCGAACGCGACGATCGATGATTACACGCATCTCTGGAAGAATTCGGAGGATCCTGGTCAATTCATGTTCGAGATCTGCAAAGCGTCGAGCAATGATCCAGTACTGTTTTTTCTCTCTGTCATCGACAAGTGACCAGGCCCCGAGAGCCTCAGAATACACGGTCCATTCTGGTAACCGATCTCGGGACCGACGATCGATAACCGTCCGCACCTCCTGGAGAGGTCGGAGGATCCTGCTCAATTCCGGTTCGAGGTCGGCAAAACGCCGATCGACGATCCAGCACTGTTTTTTCTCTTTGTCTTCCGAAAGTGACCAGGCCCCGAGAGCCTCAGAATACACGGTCCACTCCGGTAGCCGGTCTTGGACACGACGGTCGACGATTACCCGCACCTCCGGGGCAGGTTGGAGGATCCTGCTCAATTCCGGTTCGAGATTGGCAAAGCGCCGATCGACGATCCAGTAAGTGATCTTTCCATGCCTGAATACTTGAGTCATTGTAGCTGCCTAGTGAAGAGAGAAATGGCCATTAAGTAAACGATCCCATCAGACATATTCACTCTTGGCAGTAGTCTCGATACTACTATGAAGGTTTACGGAGATGCTCGGGCACGCTCCCCGTCCCGCCATCACCGAGGTTAGCAATGACACTGATTTACCCCACTGTAGTAGCAGGAGTTGTACCAACGCGCTGCAGAGCGGCTGGACAATCGTAGTACTCCTTTGTTTCCAGGAAGATGAACGACTCTACCCCACATGAATTGGTGACACGACCCTACTCTTCAGGCCGAGGACATATGAAATTTTTGCACCGCAATTTGCTAGTTTTAGTCAGGGAATGTGTTATAAGGGGAAATCAAAAGTTTATATTTAGGCGATCCCTTGCATGTGAAATGTTTGCATAAGGATTTCGTTGGATTTCGATGGATATGAGACGAAAAATAGCGAGCCCGCATTATTCACGAACGGAGTTTTTTCGTGAATAATGCGCCTGCGGGCGCGGGCTCGGCCGCACCGGCAGGTTTCGATTCCGCCGTTGCGGCGGGACTCAAGGCTAGCCCTGAGCGACGCCCCGAAAACGCGGGGCGGAGTCGAAGCCCGGAGGGCGGATTGTTCACTTCTATGCGAATAATCCGGGCTAGTTTTCGTATGCTGCCATGGGGGCTTTTGTGGTCAGGCACAGCCATCGCATGTTTATGTTCGATGGTGGGATTTTGGGGACGGACTTGGTGGCCCTTTGAGCTGGCAAGTCACTTTCGTGTACAATATTTCTTCTTTCTCCTCGCCAGTGGCATCATTTTCCTTTTGGGGAGGAGGAAAAGGGGAGCCACCCTGAGTGGTGTTTTTGCGATCATCAACGTATCCCTCATTGTTCCATTGTATTTCGGGGGTTCAGTCGCCTTTGGTAGCAATCAGACATTACGGGCGCTCTTGATTAACGTGAATCAATCAAATAGGGCGCATAAGGAACTTCGGAAATTCATTCGCTCCGTGGAACCAGACTTCATGGTTCTTGTGGAGGTCAATCAAGCATGGACGAATGTACTTCAGCAGATGCAAGCTGATTATCCCTTTTTCCGAAATCTTCCACCTCGCGAAGGCAGATCGGGCATTGCACTTTTGAGTCGCATTCCCCTTGCAAACGGCGAGGTGGGGTACTTTGGAGAGGCTGAACTTCCCTCAGTCGTTGCCCGGCTCGAAATCAGTGGACAGCCACTGACCGTGATCGGAGCCCATGCGCTTGCGCCAGTTGGCCGGATCCGGTCTGAATACCGAAATCAACATCTTGCGACACTGGCTCAGATCGTGAGTTCGCAGAAGGGTTCAGTGATCGTTCTCGCGGATCTGAACACGACGTCATGGTCTCCCTTCTTCCGGGATCTGCTCCGCAAGACCGGGTTACGAGACAGTCGAACGGGTTTCGGCGTACAGTCCAGCTGGCCCACAGGATTTCCACCTCTATGGATTGCAATCGATCATTGCTTGGTCTCATCAGGGGTAATCGTTCATAACCGCAGCATCGGGCCGCACATCGGATCAGACCACTACCCAGTTGTTGTCGATTTTTCAGTCCAACCAGGCTAGACCTCTCCCGGTACGGTAGCTGAATTGTTAAGGACGCAGGGCTTGAGTTAGTGGATGTGGCGGATTTTTTTGGACATGTAGTCCATGAGGAGATATTGGCCGAGGGTGTGGGGGGTAGTGAAGTAGGCCTTTCCCCGGGCGATCTCGGAAACCTTCTGGACGAAGCCCACGAGGTCGTAGTCCCGGGCGAGCATGAAGGTGTTGATGAGGATTCCGGCCCGGCGGCACTCGACGACTTCGCGGAAGGTCTCGTGAATGATCCAGGGGTCAAGCCCCATAGGGTTCTTGTAGATCCGGCCGTCGGGCAACGTGATGGCCGAGGGTTTGCCATCAGTAATCATGACGATCTGCCGCATGTCCTTGCGCTCACGGCCCAGGATCTGCTGGGCGAGCCTCAGTCCCGCTTTGGTGTTGGTGTGGTAAGGGCCGATGGTCACGCGCGCCAGGCGGCCGAGTGGGATCTCCTCGGCCGAGTCGTGGAAGAGGACTATGTGGAGGGAATCGCCCGGGTACTGGCTCCGGATCAGGTGAGACAAGGCTAGCGCGACGCGTTTTGCAGGGGTAAACCGGTCCTCACCGTACAGAATCATGCTGTGACTGCAGTCGAGGAGGAGGACCGTAGAGCAGGAACTCTGGTACTCGGATTGCCGGACCACGAGGTCTCGGTGCTCCACCTCGATGGGGACCGAGAGGCCCTGCCGTTCGATGGCGTTGAGGAGGGTTGCAGTTACATCCAGGTTGAGGGTGTCGCCAAACTCATAGGGCTTGGGGGGCAGCGCCGCCTCGATCCCGGTGGACAGTTCTTGAGTGTCGTGGCGGCCGAAATCACTCTTGCCCAGGCCGCTCAGGAGATCCTTCAGCGTCTTGTATCCTAGAAAGTCGAGCGTCTTGTTGGTGATCTCGAATCGGACGTTGTCGGTCTCGGGGCCAAAGCCGCCGACGTAGCCTCTGATGTCCAGGTCATCCTCCGCGCGTCCCGGCCGTTGCCAGGTGATGTACCCCTCTTCGATCAGACGCTGCAAGAGGCCCTTGAGCAGCTCGGAAATTTCTGACTGTTCCTTAAATTCAGGATTCTCCAGCCACCGTTCGAAGTCCTGGACATCCACATGCCCCTTCTGAACGAGGGCCTGGAGGATCGCCGCGTAGAGCTCTTCGAGGCTGCGACCCTCCTCCGGGTCGTAGTGGGGTGAGTAGAAGCCGCTGTGGAGAAAGTAGTCAGCCAGCTCCTCCAGCAGGTCCTCCACACTGACGTCACCCCATGGAATCCCAGTCCACTTTGAATATCGAATGGTTGCCATTATCCGATGACCGACGACCGACTGCCGATGACCGACGACCGACTGCCGACGACCAAATTAGAACGGTCATCGGTTAACGGTAATCGGTCATCGAATTGTTAGTTGTCGTACTGCCGGCCCCGCTGGCCGTGCTGGCGCTCTGCTGGAGGAGTCTCGGTCACCCGCCGTTCGACAAAATAGCCCCGCTCCTCGCTCCGATTGATCTTTTGCAGGGCGTGGAGTCCCTCGAGAATGAACTCACAGGCCGAGACGAGCGCTTCTGGCTGCTCTTCCATCTTAAGCCGCTTTGCGGCCAGCAGAAGCGGCGTTATCTTCTGAAGGCTTTTCAGGACCT includes the following:
- the pal gene encoding peptidoglycan-associated lipoprotein Pal, with the protein product MRRRRGCLDCATMLLGASLILVGCTTKPGVQTAGSAMKGPGAGPRPQGKVEEEKIPPPVSIREVTVTPRVSERPEAGLGSTVAEESPLKDVFFDFRKSALREDAKQTLKNNIQWLKANPHAQILIEGHADERGTNEYNLALGERRVKTIRDFLVAGNIHAKRVSIISYGEERPFVLGHDESAWKWNRRGHFNLGSP
- a CDS encoding DUF2914 domain-containing protein, with amino-acid sequence MGKWAKAVVIMVVGVALPILATSQERVARVEDDSLQVIRDVVTTEVVNREPVNDGIVFSASMGPVYYFTELNGAYTPTHINHIWYYEGRQMAKVPLSIEGPHWRTWSSKRMVEDWTGSWRVEAVDPDGNLLSSQTFEVE
- a CDS encoding endonuclease/exonuclease/phosphatase family protein: MVGFWGRTWWPFELASHFRVQYFFFLLASGIIFLLGRRKRGATLSGVFAIINVSLIVPLYFGGSVAFGSNQTLRALLINVNQSNRAHKELRKFIRSVEPDFMVLVEVNQAWTNVLQQMQADYPFFRNLPPREGRSGIALLSRIPLANGEVGYFGEAELPSVVARLEISGQPLTVIGAHALAPVGRIRSEYRNQHLATLAQIVSSQKGSVIVLADLNTTSWSPFFRDLLRKTGLRDSRTGFGVQSSWPTGFPPLWIAIDHCLVSSGVIVHNRSIGPHIGSDHYPVVVDFSVQPG
- a CDS encoding VWA domain-containing protein, translating into MATIRYSKWTGIPWGDVSVEDLLEELADYFLHSGFYSPHYDPEEGRSLEELYAAILQALVQKGHVDVQDFERWLENPEFKEQSEISELLKGLLQRLIEEGYITWQRPGRAEDDLDIRGYVGGFGPETDNVRFEITNKTLDFLGYKTLKDLLSGLGKSDFGRHDTQELSTGIEAALPPKPYEFGDTLNLDVTATLLNAIERQGLSVPIEVEHRDLVVRQSEYQSSCSTVLLLDCSHSMILYGEDRFTPAKRVALALSHLIRSQYPGDSLHIVLFHDSAEEIPLGRLARVTIGPYHTNTKAGLRLAQQILGRERKDMRQIVMITDGKPSAITLPDGRIYKNPMGLDPWIIHETFREVVECRRAGILINTFMLARDYDLVGFVQKVSEIARGKAYFTTPHTLGQYLLMDYMSKKIRHIH